The proteins below are encoded in one region of Pirellulales bacterium:
- the tnpA gene encoding IS200/IS605 family transposase, which translates to MSTFISNLVHFVWGTADREPLLRKSWRDRMYGYIGGILAKKNCKLLAAGGMEDHMHVLASLPATISLAEAVSAMKANSSRWIHENAPQCKGFDWQTGYAAFSVSKSAQARVTEYIQNQERHHKKWKFTAEFMALLEKHGIDYEERYLWV; encoded by the coding sequence ATGTCCACATTTATTTCTAATCTCGTTCATTTTGTGTGGGGTACGGCCGATCGGGAGCCGCTGCTGCGCAAATCTTGGCGCGATCGAATGTACGGATACATCGGCGGCATCCTGGCAAAGAAGAATTGCAAATTGCTGGCAGCGGGCGGAATGGAAGATCACATGCATGTGCTGGCATCTTTGCCGGCCACGATTTCACTGGCGGAGGCAGTCAGCGCGATGAAAGCCAACTCCAGCCGTTGGATCCACGAGAACGCGCCACAATGCAAGGGATTCGATTGGCAAACCGGCTATGCCGCATTCTCAGTCAGTAAATCGGCCCAAGCGCGGGTGACGGAGTACATTCAAAACCAAGAACGGCACCACAAGAAATGGAAATTTACGGCGGAGTTTATGGCGCTGTTAGAGAAACACGGGATCGATTACGAGGAGCGGTATTTGTGGGTGTGA